The nucleotide sequence GCCTGTCGCTGTCGACCACCCTCGCCGTCAACACCGCGTGTCTCGGCCTGTTCGTCATCCTGCTCCCCCTCGTCGGCTGGGCGTCCGACGTCTGGTTCGGGCGAAAGAAGCCGATGGCCGTCGAGGCGATCGGGTTCGTCGTGCTCGCCTTCCCGCTCTTCGCGCTCGCGAGCAGCGGCAGCCTGGCTGCGTACGTCGTCGCGAGCGTGATCGGCATCGTGCTGCTCACCGGTATCGAGGCGAACCTCGCCGCGGCGTTCTGCGAGCAGTTCCCGGCGAACCTGCGTGCCACCGGCATCGGTGTCCCCTACGCGATCGCGACCGCGCTGTTCGGCGGCACCGCACCGCTCATCACGACCGAGCTCGTCTCGCTCGACAAGGCGATCTGGATCGCGGCGTACGTCATCGTGCTGCAGGTCGTGTCCGCGGTCGTGTTCCTGCGCATGCCGGAGACGAGCGAGCGGCATGCCAAGGGGCCGACGGTCGCGACGGCGACGGCAACCGCGGCCGAGGGAGACGGCGCGTGAGGCCGGACGACGACGGCTTCACCGTCCGCACGTCGCGTGGTGCGCGACGGCTGCGACCCGGCGACGGTTACACGCTGCCGCACGAGCACGTGTCGTGCGACCTGCGCGCCCGGTGGCACGGCGAGGGCGAGGCGCAGGCGCTCGACCCGCCCGGCGTACGCGTCGGGCCTGACCTGCTCGACGAGATCCGCCACCGGCCGCAGGCCTCGGTCAGGGAGAACCTCGTGCTCTCCGACTGGTATCTCGCCGCGACCGAGCTGCGTCCGGTCGGGGAGACCGGCGGCCAGCTCGTCGTCGACCTGACCGTGGAGGGCCTCTTCCCGCAACCGAGACTCTCCACGCGGTCGGCCGAGCTCGCCGGGCTGCACGCGGTCGTCGCGGTCGGACGGTACCTGCCGGGCTCGTTGTCGCGGGACGAACGCGACGAGTCCGTCGAGTCGCTCACCGAACGCTGGGCGCGCCAGGTCGACGAGGGGGTCGACGGCTGCACGATCGGGGTGATCGGCGAGCTCGGTGTGGGTCATGACCTCGGCGACGTCGAGCGCCGCACCCTGCGCGCCGGGGGCGCGGTCGCCGCGCGCACCGGTCTCGCCGTCAACGTCCACATCGAGCCGGGCTCCCCGCACACGCACGAGGCACTCGACGTCCTCGCCGACGCCGGCGCCGACCTCGCCAGGGTCGCCGTCAGCCACGTCGACGCGACACCCGACCTCGCGTCCCTGACCGCGTTGCTCGACCGCGGTTGCTACGCCGAGTTCGACCTCTTCGGCCGCGCGCCGACGTTCCGGTTCGCCGGCCGCTACCTCTCCGACGACGAGACGCGCGCCGACGCGGTCGCCGAGCTGGTCCGGCGCGGTCACGCCGACAGGCTCCTGCTGTCGCAGGACATCTGTATGCGGACGGGGCTGCTGCGGTACGGCGGCCCCGGCTACGCCCACCTCGCCAGGCACGTGCTCCCCGCCCTCGCCGCGCGGATGGGCGACGAGGCCGTCCACCGCATGACCAGGGTCAACCCGCTCCGTCTGCTCGCAGTCGACTGAACGCTCCATTCCGACCTCCTGGGAGGACATCCGTGACGACGCACCACACCCTGACCATCGATGCGCTGCCCGGCGAGCCGCTGGCGGTGCCGTACGCCGAGATCAGGGGCGACCGCGCCGGTCCGCACCTCACCGTCGTGGCGGGTGTGCACGGCACGGAGTACACCTCGATCGCCGCGGTGCGCGAGCTCGTCGCGACGCTCGACCCGCGGACGCTCGCGGGGCGCGTGACCGCTGTCCCGGTCCTGAACCTGCCGGCGTTCTGGGCGCGTTCCCCGTTCGTCGTGCCCGTCGACGGCGAGAACCTCAACCGCTGCTTCCCCGGCGACCCGGACGGCGGCTACACCCAGGCGCTCGCCCACCACCTGTTCACGGCGTTCATGTCCGGCACCGACTACCTCCTCGACCTGCACGCGGGTGACCTGCCCGAGGCGCTGGAGCCGTTCACCATCTACGACGAGTCGCCCGTCGACGACGCCGCCCGCGGGCTCGCGCTCGCGTACGGCGTCGGCCATATCGTGCGGCAGAGCGCGGCGGCTCGTACGGTCGGCGGCAGCTCGTGCGCGGCCGCGGCCGACGCCGGTGTCCCCGCGATCATCGCCGAGGCGGGGCAGAACGGCATCCTCGACCGCGCCGCCGTCGAGATCCACCTCGCCGGGCTCGCGAACGTCCTCGGCCACCTCGGCATGACCGAGCACGCACCGACGGGCGTGCCCGTGCCCGAGGAGCACGCGGGTTGGGCCTGGCTGCGTACCCCGGACGCCGGCTGGTGGGAGCCGGCCGTCGGCGTCGGCCGGCAGGTCGAGAAGGGCGACCTGCTCGGCGTCGTCAGCGACGTCCTCGGCGACGGGCGGCACGAGGTGGTCGCGCCGGTCGCGGGCGTCCCGTTGTTCGTCACGTCCAGCCCGGCCGTCGTGGCCGACGGCCTGCTGCTCGGGCTGGCGAAGCGAGGAGGTGCCTGACATGGCATCGGGACCGAGGATCGCGGTCGTCGGGCTCGGCTCGATCGGCGCGATGACGTCGTGGCAGCTCGCGCGCCGCGGGGCAACGGTCACCGGGTTCGAGCAGTACAGCCCCGGCCACGACCGCGGCGCGCACGGCGGTGAGACCCGCATCTTCCGCACCGCGTACCTCGAGTCACCCGACTACGTGCCGTTGCTGCAGCGTGCACGTGCCCTGTGGCGCGAGCTCGAGGCGGAGACCGGCGCCGACCTGCTCCACCTCGGCGGCGTGCTCACCATCGGGTCGGGCGCGACGGCCGAGATGGGCAACATCAGGACGTCGGTCGAGTCGTACGGCCTCGACGTCGAGGAGCTGACACCCGCGGCGGCGCGCAGCCGCTACCCGCAGCACACGTTCGAGGACGACGACGCGGTGGTGCTCGACCGCGACGCGGGGCTGCTGCGTCCCGAGCTCGCGGTGCTCCACGCCGGACTGCGCGCCGAGACGCTCGGCGCCACCGTCCACAGGTACACGCGGGTGACGGCGGTCGAACCCGACGACCGCGGCGTGGTCGTACGCTCCGACGCCGGCGAGGAACGCTTCGACCACGCGGTGGTGTCGACGGGCCCGTGGGCCATGGAGCTGCTCGAACGCCTGGGCTACGCGGCCGGCACCATCCACGTCCGCCGGCCGGTGCAGGCGTGGTTCCCCGCCCGCGACCCGTCGCTGTTCCGCGCGGACCGCTGCCCCGTCTTCATCCGCCTGACGCCCCTGCACTGCTACGGTCTGCCCGCCACCGACGGGTCGGGGCTGAAGCTCGGCCTGTCCTACGAGGACAACCTCCCGGTCGACGACCCCCGCGCGCTCGATCGAACGGTCACTGTGGCGGAGCTCGAGAAGTTCAGGGACACCGCACGTCGCCTGCTGCCGCAGGTCTACCCGGACCCGACCCGCGTGAGCGCGTACATGGAGGGATACACCGCCGACCACCACGCGCTCGTCGGCCGGCTGCCGGGCAGCGACCGCGTCACCGTGCTCGCGGGGTTCTCCGGGCACGGCTTCAAGCTCGCCCCGGCGTTCGGCGAGCTGGGCGCCGACACCGCCCTGGGCGCGGCCGGCACCCCACCGATCCCCCAGCTCGACCCGGCTCGCCCCCTGGGACCGCCGCCGGGCGACTTCACCGTGCTCTAGCCGAACGCGCACCGCCTCGACGGGGTCAGGGGTGGAAGGCGTAGGCGGTAGTGTCGGTGAGGGGCTCGTAGCCGAGTCGCGCGTAGATCTTGTTCGAGGTCGGGTTGGCCAGGTCGGTGTTCAGGCAGACGTCGCATGCTCCCTGGTCGAGCAGCCGGCGGGTGACGTCGGCCACCAGGCCGCTGGCGTAGCCGCGGCCGCGGCGTTCCGGCGGCGTGTAGACCGGACCGACCCGCGCGACGCCGGCGACGAGCGGCGAGTGGCCGACGTACGAGACGACCTCCTCGCCGTCACCGGTGTCGTCGAGCCAGACGTACGCGCAGCCCGTCGCGATGCGTTGCGCGACGTCGCCCCGCGTCGACTCCTCGTCGGCGCCGTTCGCCGGATCGGACTCCTGCCGGAACGCCCACGACCAGGTGCCCAGCAGGGCCTGGTCGGCGACGGACGCGGGGCGGGCGCGGCCGGGCGTGCCGGTGGGCGACGTCAGCTCACCGAGAACGTGGAGGCGCACCGCCATCGTCACCTCGTACGACCGGTGACCGTCCGCGCACCACAGCTCGGCGAAGTCACGTGCGAGGTCGGCGGGACCGCTGACGCCGGGCAGGTCGTGCCCCGCGTCGGCCATGGCCGCGGCGACGAGGGCCACCGCCTCGGCAGGCATGGTCGTGAGGACGGCGACGTAGGGCGGGGTCCGTACCGCCACACCGACGACCGGGCCCGCCGCATCGCGCACGGCGACGTACGTGCTGGGCGCCGCGTCGACGACCTCGCCGGTGGCGCGCTTCACGACGATCGTCGACACCACGCTGTTCAGCACCGGGTCGGCGGTGAGGAACTCCGCCGTCGCGGCCCAGAACGCGGCTGGGTCGTCGGTCACGTCGCATCGCATGACGTGATACTGCCCGGCTCCCGGTGCCGACTCAACCGGGTTCCGCTGCGACTCTGGACCAGTGGACCACTTCGCCGCGGGAATGCCTCCGATGTCCCGCCGGTGCAACGTTCCGGACGGCGAGAGCCCTGAGCACTGGTCTACTTGGATCTGCCGAAGACCCTTCCCGGCCGGGCCGTACCGGTGTTGAGTTCTGGCATCCGCGATCGTGCGAGCCGGGTGGACCCCCGACACGGACTCCACTCGGCGATCCCCCCGGGAGCAGGCATGGGCCAGGCAATGGGCAGAGCGCACCGACGTCGACTGGTCGCCGTGGTGGCGGCCCTCGCGTGCACGGCCGGAGTCGCGGCGTGCGGCGGTGGCAGTGACGGTGGCTCCGACGGCGGCGACGTCACGCTGACGTTCTGGACCCACACGCACCCGCCGATGATCGAGCTGAACAAGACGCTCATCGCACAGTACGAGAAGGCGAACCCGAACGTCACGGTCGAGTACCAGACCATCCCGAACACCGAGTTCGGCACGAAGATGCTGACGGCGCTGTCCAACGGCACCGGGCCCGACGTCATCAACATGGACGACAACGCACTGCGCGGCGAGTACATCCCGAAGAACCTCCTCGCGCCCGTCGATCCCAAGGCGTTCGGCAAAGGCTCGGTCGAGGAGCTGGAGAAGGGCTACGCCGCGGGCGTCCTCGACGGCGCCAAGGACGCGAAAGGCACCCTCTACGGAGTGCCGAGCGAGCTGAACAGCACGGCCTTCGCCATCAACACCAAGCACTTCCGCGACGCCGGTCTCGACCCGAAGAAGCCGCCGAAGACGTGGGACGAGGTATCCGCGTACGGCAAGAAGCTCGTCGCCGCCGGGCACGGGCAGTCGTTCAACTTCAACTACATCCACTCCGGCTGGTACAGCCAGATGTACCAGACGCTGCTGAACCAGACGGGCGGCAGCATCGCGAACGGGTCGTGCGACAAGGCGACGGTCAACCAGCCGAAGTCCGTGGCGACGATGCAGATCTGGGCCGACCTCGCCCGCAACGACAAGATCGCCGACCCGCACAAGGCGAGCCGCGAGGCGACGGCGCCGTACCAGGACCTCGCCACCGGCAAGCAGTCGATGGCGATCGTCTACCCGTGGTCGATGCCGCAGATCGCGGACTCGAACCCCGATGTCTACAAGGACCTCAGCGTCGTGCCGCTCCCCCAGGTCGACGTCGCGAAGCCGGTGATCCGTTGGTACGGCTACGACTGGGCGGTGAACAAGGCGTCGGAGGAACAGGAGGCGGCCTGGAAGTTCATCGCGTTCCTCTCCACCAAGCACGACGCCTGGCTCAGCGATGTCGGGTTCATCCAGGGCCAGCAGGGCTGGACCGAGTCGAAGCCGGCCAAGGAGCTCGACGACTACGACACGTGGGCCAAGGCGTATACCAACGGCAAGTTCGACCAGGTGTGCCCGCACTGGAGCGAGGTCCAGGACGCGCTGAAGGCCGCCATCGACAAGGTCGTGTTCGACGGTGTCGCGCCCCAGCGGGCGCTCGACCAGGCGAACACCCAGATCCAGTCGTCCATCGAGTAGCCGGTGGCAGCGACCAGCAGTGCCGTGCCGCGCGGGCAGGCGGGGCCGAGACGCCGCCTCGACGCGAGACGTGACGCCGTCGGGGCGATCCTCGCCGTGCCCGCGCTGGTGCTGTTCCTCGCGTTCGCGATCTGGCCGGCGCTGCGCGTCTTCTATCTCAGCCTCTTCGACTACTCGCTGACGGCGCCCCCGGAGTGGGTGGGTGCGGGGAACTTCGAGTTCCTGCTCGGCAGCAGCGAGTTCCACCGCGTCATCCTCAACTCGCTGTTCTACGTCGCCGCGACGTACGTGCCGTCGGTCTGCCTCGCGCTCGGGCTCGCGCTCGTACTCAGGTCCCGCATGCCCGCTGCGGGCGCCGTCCGGCTGCTCTACTTCGTGCCCGTGGCGATGAGCTGGGTGGCGGTGTCGGTCATCTGGCGGCTCGTCCTGCAGCCCGACGGCCTGCTCAACCAGACCTTCGGCCTCGACCTCAACTGGCTGACGACCACCGCGACCGCCAAGTGGGGTCTGGTGCTGATGAGCGTATGGAAGGAGACCGGCTTCTTCCTCATCCTGTTCCTCGCCGGCCTCAGCGCGATCCCGGAGGACCTGTACGAGGCCGCGGTCGTCGACGGCTGCTCGGCATGGCAGCGGTTCGTCCACGTCACGCTGCCGATGCTCAAGCCGACGACCGCGATCTGCTCGATCATGGCGGTCATCCGCGGCTTCCAGGCGTTCAGCGCGCAGTACGTCATGACCGGAGGCGGCTTCGGCACCGAGGTCGTCAACCTGTACGTGTACAAGACCGCGTTCGAGAACGCTCGGATGGGACGCGCGTCCGCCGTCGCCGTCCTGATGTTCTTCCTGTTGCTGCTCCTCACCCTGCTGCAGCTGCGGCTCTTCCGCCGGGACGACCGATGATGCCGCGCTCGTCGCACCCCGCCGCGGTCACCGGGCGCGTGCTCGGCTGGCTCGTCGTCGCGGCCGGCGGCGTCATGTTCGCGGCCGTGCTCGTGTACGCCGTGCTGTCCGCGTTGAAGCCGGCGGGTCAGGTGCTGAGCGTGCCGCTGCGCTGGCTGCCCGACCCGTTCCAGTGGTCCAACATCCTGCTGCCGTTCACCGAGACGGCGTTCGCGCGGTTCTACCTCAACTCCGCGGTGGTCGGCGTCGCGGTCACCGCGCTCAACGTGTTCACCTGCACGCTCGCGGGCTACTCGTTCGCCAAGTACCGCTACCCGGGACGCAACGCGGCGTTCGTCGTCGTCCTCGCCACCGCGATGGTGCCTCTCGAGGTCATCTACGTCCCGCTGTACGCGCTCGTCTACGACCTCGGCTGGGTGAACAGCTTCGCCGGGCTGATCGTCCCCGCGGGCACCAGCGCGTTCGGCATCTTCTTGATGCGGCAGGCGATGACGCAGGTGCCCGACGAGCTGCTCGAGGCGGCGCGCATCGACGGCGCCGGCGAGCTCCGCACCCTGGTACGGATCGTCATGCCACTCGTCCGCGGCCCACTCGCCGCCCTGGCGCTGTTCATCTTCATGACGAACTGGGACTCGCACCTGTGGCCGCTGCTGGTCGGCTCGGACGAGGCGCACACCACGCTGCCGGTCGGGCTCTCGGCGATGCAGGCCAACAACCTCGGCGCCGCGGGCATCCCGATGATGATGGCCGCCGCGATCCTCGCCCTGCTGCCCACCCTGCTGCTGTTCCTCACCCTGCAGAAGCGGTTCGTGCAGGGCGTGGCCATGACGGCCGGGATCCGATGACGATCGTCGGCGTCGACGGCGGGCAGAGCACGCTGCGGCTCGCGGTCGCGGGCACCTCGCTCCACGCCGAGCGCGAGGGTTTCAGCTACTTCCATGGCGACCCCTACGGCGAGCAGCTCACCGCGATCACGCTGTGCTGGGAGGAGGTAGGCCGTCCGGCACCCACCGCGGTCGTCGCGCTCGGCCTCACCGGTGCGCCGAGCGACCCGACCAGGCGCGCCGACTTCGCACGAGCCGTCGCCGGCGTCCTCGGCGCCGCGGAGGTCAGGCTCTGCGCCGACATGGTCACCGCGCACCTCGGCGCGCTGCCCGACGGCCACGGCGTCGTGGTGGCGGCGGGCACCGGCGTCGCCTGCCTCGGCGTCGACGCGCGCAGCGGGGCACTGCAGCCGGTGGATGCGCGAGGACACCTGTTCGGCGACGACGGCAGCGCGTTCGCCGCAGGCAGGGCGGGGATCGCCGCGACCCTGCGCGCGCTCGACGGGCGCGGTCCCGCCACGGCGTTGTCCGAGGCGGCGGAACGCAGGTACGGCCCGCACCGGGCCATGACCCAGCGGCTCTACGCCTCCCTCACGGTCGTCGCGGAGACCGCCGCGTTCGCCGTCGACGTCGACGCGGCGGCGTCCGCGGGTGACGAGGTAGCGACCGCGATCATCGACGACGCCGCCGCCGACCTCGTCAGATCCGCCACGGCCGCGGCACGTGTCGTACCTGACGAGCCCGTGCCGGTCGCGGGCACGGGCCGCTGGTTCCGCGCACCCGCGCTGCACCAGGCGTTCGTCGAGCGGCTCGCCACCCGGCCGAGGCTGCAACTCGTCGAGCCCGCGGGCGACGCGCTCGCCGGTGCCTGCCGGCTCGCCGCCGCCGCGGACATCGGGCCCTACCTCCCGCTCGTCCACGTCCATCACGAAGGGGGTCGCGCCCGATGACGAGTCTTCCGTTCGCACGAGGCTCGCTGCTCGTGTCCTGCCAGGCCAAGCCGCCGAACCCGTTGCACGGGCCGGAGACGATGGCGCTGATGGCACGGGCGGCGGAGGCCGGCGGCGCTGCGGGCATCAGGGCGAACGGACCGGCGGACATCGCGGCGATCCGCGCCGTCACCGAGCTGCCGGTCATCGGCATCGACAAGCGGGGCGACCCGGGCGGTGTGTTCATCACCCCCACACCGGAGGCCGCGCTGGCCGTCGTCCACGCGGGCGCCGCCATGGTCGCGATCGACGGCACCGCCAGGGAGCGGCCGGACGGCGGCAGCCTGCGCGACCACGTCACGGCGATCCACGAGACCCTCGGCGTCCCGGTGATGGCCGACGTCGACACGATCGAGAACGGCGAGCGCGCCCGTACCGCCGGCGCGGACCTGGTGGCCTCGACGCTGTCCGGGTACACGGCGCAGCGCGCTGCCCCCGACGAACCGGACGTCGACCTGGTGGCCCTGCTCGCCGAGCGGCTCGACTGCCCCGTCGTGGCCGAGGGCCGCTACCGCACCCGCGCCGACGTCGCCGCCGCACTCGCCGCCGGCGCGTACGCCGTCGTGGTGGGCACGGCGGTGACGAACCCGATGGCCATCACCCGCCGCCTCGCCGGCGCCGCGGTG is from Streptosporangiales bacterium and encodes:
- a CDS encoding putative N-acetylmannosamine-6-phosphate 2-epimerase, with product MTSLPFARGSLLVSCQAKPPNPLHGPETMALMARAAEAGGAAGIRANGPADIAAIRAVTELPVIGIDKRGDPGGVFITPTPEAALAVVHAGAAMVAIDGTARERPDGGSLRDHVTAIHETLGVPVMADVDTIENGERARTAGADLVASTLSGYTAQRAAPDEPDVDLVALLAERLDCPVVAEGRYRTRADVAAALAAGAYAVVVGTAVTNPMAITRRLAGAAVPRN
- a CDS encoding GNAT family N-acetyltransferase; protein product: MTDDPAAFWAATAEFLTADPVLNSVVSTIVVKRATGEVVDAAPSTYVAVRDAAGPVVGVAVRTPPYVAVLTTMPAEAVALVAAAMADAGHDLPGVSGPADLARDFAELWCADGHRSYEVTMAVRLHVLGELTSPTGTPGRARPASVADQALLGTWSWAFRQESDPANGADEESTRGDVAQRIATGCAYVWLDDTGDGEEVVSYVGHSPLVAGVARVGPVYTPPERRGRGYASGLVADVTRRLLDQGACDVCLNTDLANPTSNKIYARLGYEPLTDTTAYAFHP
- a CDS encoding extracellular solute-binding protein — its product is MGQAMGRAHRRRLVAVVAALACTAGVAACGGGSDGGSDGGDVTLTFWTHTHPPMIELNKTLIAQYEKANPNVTVEYQTIPNTEFGTKMLTALSNGTGPDVINMDDNALRGEYIPKNLLAPVDPKAFGKGSVEELEKGYAAGVLDGAKDAKGTLYGVPSELNSTAFAINTKHFRDAGLDPKKPPKTWDEVSAYGKKLVAAGHGQSFNFNYIHSGWYSQMYQTLLNQTGGSIANGSCDKATVNQPKSVATMQIWADLARNDKIADPHKASREATAPYQDLATGKQSMAIVYPWSMPQIADSNPDVYKDLSVVPLPQVDVAKPVIRWYGYDWAVNKASEEQEAAWKFIAFLSTKHDAWLSDVGFIQGQQGWTESKPAKELDDYDTWAKAYTNGKFDQVCPHWSEVQDALKAAIDKVVFDGVAPQRALDQANTQIQSSIE
- a CDS encoding ABC transporter permease subunit, which produces MAATSSAVPRGQAGPRRRLDARRDAVGAILAVPALVLFLAFAIWPALRVFYLSLFDYSLTAPPEWVGAGNFEFLLGSSEFHRVILNSLFYVAATYVPSVCLALGLALVLRSRMPAAGAVRLLYFVPVAMSWVAVSVIWRLVLQPDGLLNQTFGLDLNWLTTTATAKWGLVLMSVWKETGFFLILFLAGLSAIPEDLYEAAVVDGCSAWQRFVHVTLPMLKPTTAICSIMAVIRGFQAFSAQYVMTGGGFGTEVVNLYVYKTAFENARMGRASAVAVLMFFLLLLLTLLQLRLFRRDDR
- the solA gene encoding N-methyl-L-tryptophan oxidase; the encoded protein is MASGPRIAVVGLGSIGAMTSWQLARRGATVTGFEQYSPGHDRGAHGGETRIFRTAYLESPDYVPLLQRARALWRELEAETGADLLHLGGVLTIGSGATAEMGNIRTSVESYGLDVEELTPAAARSRYPQHTFEDDDAVVLDRDAGLLRPELAVLHAGLRAETLGATVHRYTRVTAVEPDDRGVVVRSDAGEERFDHAVVSTGPWAMELLERLGYAAGTIHVRRPVQAWFPARDPSLFRADRCPVFIRLTPLHCYGLPATDGSGLKLGLSYEDNLPVDDPRALDRTVTVAELEKFRDTARRLLPQVYPDPTRVSAYMEGYTADHHALVGRLPGSDRVTVLAGFSGHGFKLAPAFGELGADTALGAAGTPPIPQLDPARPLGPPPGDFTVL
- a CDS encoding ABC transporter permease subunit, translated to MMPRSSHPAAVTGRVLGWLVVAAGGVMFAAVLVYAVLSALKPAGQVLSVPLRWLPDPFQWSNILLPFTETAFARFYLNSAVVGVAVTALNVFTCTLAGYSFAKYRYPGRNAAFVVVLATAMVPLEVIYVPLYALVYDLGWVNSFAGLIVPAGTSAFGIFLMRQAMTQVPDELLEAARIDGAGELRTLVRIVMPLVRGPLAALALFIFMTNWDSHLWPLLVGSDEAHTTLPVGLSAMQANNLGAAGIPMMMAAAILALLPTLLLFLTLQKRFVQGVAMTAGIR
- a CDS encoding succinylglutamate desuccinylase, whose amino-acid sequence is MLRRVRPLRPRADVPVRRPLPLRRRDARRRGRRAGPARSRRQAPAVAGHLYADGAAAVRRPRLRPPRQARAPRPRRADGRRGRPPHDQGQPAPSARSRLNAPFRPPGRTSVTTHHTLTIDALPGEPLAVPYAEIRGDRAGPHLTVVAGVHGTEYTSIAAVRELVATLDPRTLAGRVTAVPVLNLPAFWARSPFVVPVDGENLNRCFPGDPDGGYTQALAHHLFTAFMSGTDYLLDLHAGDLPEALEPFTIYDESPVDDAARGLALAYGVGHIVRQSAAARTVGGSSCAAAADAGVPAIIAEAGQNGILDRAAVEIHLAGLANVLGHLGMTEHAPTGVPVPEEHAGWAWLRTPDAGWWEPAVGVGRQVEKGDLLGVVSDVLGDGRHEVVAPVAGVPLFVTSSPAVVADGLLLGLAKRGGA